One Streptomyces sp. B21-105 genomic region harbors:
- a CDS encoding DUF2975 domain-containing protein, translated as MGKLTVRALRAVLVVVLAGTVFVQASMVWALATDPEDGSLPLTPLRVITILGMATVQFAVVCVWRLVTMVRRGTVFSHSAFRYVDGVIGSIVAAALLWFAVTAVNAPGQRDDPGVTLIMGGVGVAILGIALIVLVLRTLLVQAVARDVEAVRMQAELDGVI; from the coding sequence GTGGGAAAGCTGACCGTACGTGCGCTGCGCGCCGTGCTCGTGGTGGTGCTCGCCGGCACCGTGTTCGTACAGGCGTCGATGGTGTGGGCACTGGCCACCGACCCGGAGGACGGGTCCCTGCCGTTGACCCCGTTGCGCGTGATCACGATTCTGGGCATGGCGACGGTTCAGTTCGCCGTCGTGTGCGTATGGCGACTGGTGACGATGGTGCGTCGCGGAACCGTGTTCTCCCACTCCGCCTTCCGGTACGTCGACGGCGTGATCGGCTCGATCGTGGCGGCCGCCCTCCTGTGGTTCGCGGTGACGGCCGTCAACGCGCCCGGCCAGCGGGACGACCCGGGCGTCACCCTCATCATGGGCGGGGTCGGCGTGGCCATCCTGGGGATCGCGCTCATCGTGCTCGTGCTGCGGACGCTGCTCGTCCAGGCCGTGGCGCGCGACGTCGAAGCGGTGCGGATGCAGGCCGAGCTGGACGGGGTGATCTGA
- a CDS encoding helix-turn-helix domain-containing protein — protein sequence MPISVDIDVMLAKRKMSVGELADRVGITPANLAVLKNGRARAVRFATLAALCEVLECQPGDLLRWETEDAAAGG from the coding sequence ATGCCGATCTCCGTCGACATCGACGTGATGCTCGCCAAGCGGAAGATGTCCGTGGGCGAACTGGCGGACCGCGTCGGGATCACGCCCGCCAACCTCGCGGTGCTCAAGAACGGCCGCGCACGGGCCGTGCGCTTCGCCACGCTCGCCGCGCTCTGCGAGGTGCTCGAGTGCCAGCCGGGCGACCTGCTGCGCTGGGAGACCGAGGACGCCGCCGCAGGCGGTTGA
- a CDS encoding VOC family protein: protein MTSRLFAICFNAARPSDLARFWSGVLGWESADGPGDDVAILPPDPAGFRIRFLPGQEPKSGQNQAHFDLTSTSPKDQRLTVARALELGGTHIDVGQLPEEGHVVLADPEGNEFCVIEAGNTFLAGTGFIGALACDGTQDVGYFWSEALRWPLVWDQDQETAIQSPDGGTKITWGGPPVAPKTGTNRLYLELALPADADGEAETERLISLGAKRTDSGEGGGGRLRMLDPDGNEFAVRGLR from the coding sequence ATGACCAGTCGACTGTTCGCGATCTGCTTCAACGCCGCCCGGCCGTCCGATCTGGCGCGATTCTGGTCCGGGGTACTGGGCTGGGAGTCGGCCGACGGTCCGGGCGACGACGTCGCGATCCTGCCCCCTGATCCCGCCGGATTCCGTATCCGTTTCCTGCCCGGCCAGGAGCCGAAGTCCGGCCAGAACCAGGCGCACTTCGACCTCACGAGCACCTCCCCGAAGGATCAGCGACTGACCGTGGCCAGGGCCCTGGAACTCGGCGGGACCCACATCGACGTGGGCCAACTCCCGGAAGAGGGGCACGTGGTGCTCGCCGATCCGGAAGGCAACGAGTTCTGCGTCATCGAAGCGGGCAACACGTTCCTCGCCGGCACCGGCTTCATCGGGGCACTGGCCTGCGACGGTACGCAGGATGTCGGCTACTTCTGGAGCGAGGCGCTGCGGTGGCCGCTGGTCTGGGACCAGGACCAGGAGACCGCGATCCAGTCGCCTGACGGCGGTACGAAAATCACTTGGGGTGGTCCGCCGGTGGCGCCGAAGACGGGTACGAACAGGCTGTACTTGGAGCTTGCGCTCCCCGCCGACGCCGATGGCGAAGCGGAGACGGAACGCCTGATCTCGCTCGGCGCGAAGCGCACCGACAGCGGTGAGGGCGGCGGCGGCCGACTGCGCATGCTCGACCCGGACGGCAATGAGTTCGCCGTACGGGGGCTTCGGTAG